The Nitrosomonas communis genome has a segment encoding these proteins:
- a CDS encoding PD-(D/E)XK nuclease family protein: protein MKLYQPNLQLADSEDILVKLSQGITVITGNQRLAHVFRQQFDQAAILKDAKVWPTPDILPWHGWLQRFWEESLISGEVPEAGQLLAPQQERALWQELLSSDLPFQPMGKTAVQVQKAWQLLWEWHLPQNESIFQYNEDSRLFWKWQLLFQRTCQQKGWLSASCLPDKLQQYFEQGILLPPAELVLIGFDELNPQQLALLEIFNRSGCHVQWLQLNPRISEIAQLACTDRRQEAKLMARWVRQRLEDNPAAQIGIVAPDLSDMREIIVHALDEILIPSTFHPGYPQQERPYNISLGKPLATFPLVTTALKLLDLLKPAISLSDISQLLHSPFIGGWAQESSARALLDVQLRETGESSISIGTLAYYASHTSHSYACPMLAKKLEMLKGWLSTCSRREHPEQWVRHFDHLLRTIGWLEDYSLSSEEYQTLEAWRTLLAELATLDWVRGEISLPDALSQLWQMARERIFQPQTGVAPVQVLGPLEAHSLQFDYLWMMGLHDGIWPASPQPNPFIPLLLQRNHALPHSSEQRELLMTRLFMQRIVTSADQVVLSYPQRNGDEELRASPLIKGYPAFAASALAASKMTSWREMIHNHLQLSELLHDPAPVLEQTATKGGSYIFKLQAACPFRAFAELRLGARPLGQIQFGLSAMTRGNVLHRIMEKVWEKLDSHEQLITLADTALNELVLDQVHEVIHMTAPHYPQTFSQRFREMEIKRLHRQIMAWLALEKERLPFRVIARERKYELTVGALSIQLKIDRIDEIESGHQLIIDYKTGRAKASQWFGDPPDEPQLPLYSLVFPNDLAGIAFAQIRAGRMAFSGITIEEGLLPEVKSYEKFSQNREISDWSQLLNYWREALERLSDSFCRGEAAVNPKRYPATCTYCALQPLCRITELAQSGEVNIEEEENEG, encoded by the coding sequence ATGAAATTATATCAACCTAATCTACAGCTAGCGGATAGTGAGGATATCCTCGTTAAATTAAGTCAGGGCATTACCGTGATTACCGGAAACCAGCGTCTGGCTCATGTGTTTCGTCAGCAGTTTGATCAGGCAGCCATCCTCAAGGACGCGAAAGTATGGCCGACACCGGACATTCTGCCATGGCATGGTTGGCTACAGCGTTTCTGGGAGGAATCGTTGATCTCTGGGGAGGTTCCTGAAGCTGGACAATTGCTCGCGCCGCAGCAGGAACGCGCCCTTTGGCAAGAGCTGCTTAGCTCAGATCTGCCATTCCAGCCGATGGGTAAAACTGCCGTGCAGGTGCAAAAAGCCTGGCAATTACTGTGGGAATGGCATTTGCCGCAAAACGAGTCGATTTTCCAGTATAACGAGGACAGCAGGTTATTCTGGAAGTGGCAATTGCTATTTCAACGTACCTGTCAGCAGAAAGGTTGGCTATCTGCTAGCTGCTTGCCAGACAAGCTGCAGCAATACTTTGAGCAGGGAATATTACTGCCGCCAGCTGAATTAGTCCTGATCGGTTTTGATGAACTGAATCCTCAGCAATTAGCTTTGCTGGAAATATTCAATCGATCAGGCTGCCACGTGCAGTGGTTACAACTAAACCCAAGGATCAGTGAGATTGCACAGCTAGCCTGTACCGACCGTCGGCAGGAAGCAAAGCTTATGGCGCGCTGGGTAAGGCAGAGACTGGAAGATAATCCCGCGGCACAAATCGGTATTGTCGCACCAGACCTGTCCGATATGCGGGAAATCATCGTGCACGCATTGGATGAAATCCTGATACCCTCGACCTTCCATCCGGGATATCCGCAACAGGAACGTCCCTACAATATCTCACTTGGCAAGCCATTGGCTACCTTTCCACTGGTGACGACCGCATTGAAGCTGCTTGATCTGTTGAAGCCTGCGATCAGTTTGTCAGATATCAGCCAATTACTTCACTCACCCTTTATTGGCGGGTGGGCGCAGGAGTCGAGTGCACGCGCTTTGCTCGATGTCCAATTGCGTGAAACAGGTGAGTCCAGCATATCGATTGGTACCTTGGCGTATTATGCTTCACACACCAGCCACAGTTATGCCTGCCCGATGCTGGCGAAAAAGCTCGAGATGCTGAAAGGATGGCTATCCACCTGCTCACGTAGAGAGCACCCCGAACAGTGGGTGCGGCATTTCGACCACTTGCTCAGGACGATTGGTTGGCTGGAGGATTATTCCTTATCGAGTGAAGAGTATCAGACATTGGAAGCATGGCGTACGTTGTTAGCAGAATTGGCCACGCTCGATTGGGTAAGGGGGGAGATCTCATTACCCGATGCGTTAAGTCAGCTTTGGCAGATGGCAAGAGAGCGTATTTTTCAACCTCAGACAGGGGTTGCCCCGGTTCAAGTACTTGGACCGCTTGAAGCCCATAGCCTTCAGTTTGATTATTTATGGATGATGGGGTTACATGATGGCATCTGGCCAGCATCGCCGCAGCCTAATCCTTTTATCCCCTTGCTGTTACAGCGCAATCATGCATTGCCGCATTCGAGTGAACAGCGTGAGTTATTAATGACCCGGTTGTTCATGCAGCGCATTGTGACGAGCGCTGATCAGGTCGTGCTAAGCTATCCACAGCGCAATGGTGACGAGGAGCTACGCGCCAGCCCTTTGATCAAGGGTTATCCCGCTTTTGCAGCGAGTGCACTGGCAGCGAGTAAGATGACCTCATGGCGTGAAATGATTCATAATCATCTTCAGTTGAGTGAATTGTTACACGATCCTGCTCCTGTGCTGGAGCAGACAGCAACCAAAGGTGGCAGTTACATTTTCAAGCTGCAGGCCGCCTGTCCTTTTCGCGCATTTGCAGAACTGCGGTTGGGCGCGCGACCGCTTGGGCAAATCCAATTTGGCTTGAGCGCCATGACCCGTGGCAATGTGTTACATCGAATCATGGAGAAAGTGTGGGAGAAACTTGATTCACATGAACAGCTGATAACATTAGCAGATACTGCGTTGAATGAACTGGTACTGGATCAGGTGCATGAAGTCATTCACATGACGGCTCCGCATTATCCGCAAACATTTAGCCAACGTTTCCGCGAGATGGAAATCAAGCGCTTGCATCGGCAAATAATGGCGTGGCTAGCGTTAGAAAAAGAGCGTTTGCCTTTTCGTGTGATTGCCAGAGAAAGAAAATATGAATTGACGGTGGGTGCCCTCAGCATTCAGCTTAAAATTGACCGCATCGATGAGATTGAATCGGGTCATCAATTGATCATAGACTACAAGACAGGCCGGGCTAAAGCCAGTCAATGGTTTGGCGATCCGCCCGATGAGCCGCAACTGCCGCTATATAGCCTGGTTTTTCCCAATGATCTCGCAGGCATCGCCTTTGCCCAGATACGAGCCGGGCGGATGGCATTCAGCGGAATCACGATTGAAGAGGGCCTCTTGCCAGAGGTGAAATCATACGAAAAATTTAGTCAGAATCGTGAGATCAGTGACTGGTCACAACTACTGAATTATTGGCGAGAAGCCTTGGAAAGGCTCAGCGACAGTTTTTGTCGTGGAGAAGCTGCCGTTAATCCCAAGCGATACCCTGCCACTTGCACCTATTGCGCCTTGCAGCCATTATGCCGTATCACTGAATTAGCTCAGTCAGGTGAAGTGAATATTGAAGAAGAGGAGAATGAGGGATGA
- the lpdA gene encoding dihydrolipoyl dehydrogenase, protein MTKSFDVAVIGAGPGGYVAAIRCAQLGLNTVCIDEWKNEQGVASLGGTCLNVGCIPSKALLESSENYARAAHKFIDHGIHLEGLSMDVSVMIARKNKIVKAFTGGIAMLFKKNKVTSLHGRGTLLKQENGLWKIQVKNNSEVEEIQAEYIIIATGSTPRQLPFIEVDNHRILDNSGALALTEVPKRLGVIGAGVIGLEMGSVWRRLGSEVTVLEAQPNFLMAADEHIAKEAQKIFTRELGLIIQTGVKIKSIQVEEQQIVVDYADAKADPQKLEVDKLIVAIGRVPNTVGLATDEIGLKINERGYIEVDEHCCTSLSKVYAVGDVVRGPMLAHKASEEGVAVAEMIASTKQGHANESAKVNLDIIPWVIYTSPEIAWVGKTEQELKSAGIAYRAGQFPFMANGRARALGETSGFVKVLADADTDRILGIHMIGPYVSEMIAEAVVAMEFAASSEDIARIIHAHPSLSEVLHEAALAVDKRALHI, encoded by the coding sequence ATGACTAAATCTTTCGATGTAGCTGTAATTGGCGCAGGTCCGGGCGGTTATGTGGCGGCTATCCGTTGTGCTCAGTTGGGTCTTAATACTGTTTGTATTGATGAATGGAAAAATGAGCAAGGCGTAGCGAGTCTGGGAGGCACTTGTCTTAACGTAGGGTGTATTCCATCCAAGGCGTTACTGGAATCTTCCGAGAACTATGCACGTGCTGCGCATAAATTTATTGATCATGGCATTCATCTGGAAGGTTTGTCCATGGATGTATCGGTGATGATTGCGCGCAAAAATAAAATTGTGAAAGCTTTTACCGGCGGGATTGCCATGCTGTTCAAGAAGAATAAGGTGACTTCTTTGCATGGCAGGGGAACTTTGCTTAAACAGGAGAATGGTCTCTGGAAAATTCAGGTAAAGAATAATTCTGAGGTCGAAGAAATCCAGGCTGAATACATCATCATTGCAACCGGTTCAACACCCCGCCAATTGCCCTTCATCGAAGTAGATAATCATCGCATACTGGATAATAGCGGTGCGCTGGCGCTAACAGAAGTACCCAAACGTCTCGGTGTCATTGGCGCAGGCGTGATTGGCCTCGAGATGGGCAGCGTATGGCGTCGGCTGGGCTCGGAAGTGACCGTGCTGGAAGCGCAGCCAAATTTTCTCATGGCCGCAGATGAACATATTGCCAAGGAAGCACAGAAAATCTTTACACGTGAGCTTGGTTTAATTATTCAGACGGGCGTCAAGATCAAATCGATCCAGGTGGAGGAGCAGCAGATAGTGGTTGATTATGCTGACGCTAAAGCTGATCCGCAAAAACTGGAAGTCGATAAATTGATTGTCGCAATTGGCCGAGTTCCCAATACAGTTGGTCTAGCTACAGACGAGATTGGGTTAAAAATAAATGAACGAGGTTATATTGAAGTCGATGAGCACTGCTGCACTAGTCTGTCAAAAGTATATGCCGTTGGCGATGTGGTCAGAGGTCCTATGCTGGCACATAAAGCTTCAGAAGAAGGCGTGGCTGTGGCAGAAATGATTGCTTCCACTAAGCAAGGTCATGCCAACGAGTCTGCTAAAGTTAATCTGGATATTATTCCATGGGTAATCTATACCTCGCCGGAAATCGCCTGGGTAGGGAAAACAGAGCAGGAACTTAAATCAGCCGGTATTGCTTATCGCGCCGGACAATTTCCCTTTATGGCCAATGGGCGCGCACGTGCCTTGGGAGAAACCAGTGGTTTTGTCAAGGTGCTTGCTGATGCTGATACAGACCGCATCCTGGGCATACATATGATCGGCCCTTATGTTTCTGAAATGATTGCAGAAGCCGTGGTTGCGATGGAATTTGCTGCCAGCAGCGAAGATATTGCCCGCATCATTCATGCGCATCCTTCGTTATCTGAGGTATTACATGAAGCCGCTTTAGCAGTAGATAAACGTGCGTTGCATATCTAA
- the nagZ gene encoding beta-N-acetylhexosaminidase: protein MSLGPVMLDITSTQLSPEDKARLLHPLTGGVILFTRNYDSVEQLTSLAAEIHALRTPPLLIAVDHEGGRVQRFRKDFTPLPAMRELGRIWDKSPRRARHLTQQAGYVLAAELSACGIDLSFTPVLDVDFGQSSVISDRAFHRIPQAIAELAHSLMLGLKSAGMVAVGKHFPGHGHSQADTHFEIAVDGRTFADIELDDLIPFRQMIGFGLAGIMAAHVIYPEMDRHPAGFSHFWLKNILRNNLGFDGCIFSDDLSMQGTKGYGSITERAEAALQAGCDMVLVCNDFQATDQLLETLQWEISAASVARLARMRGRRHVPSMIALHNDANFMLAAREINEIGIDGQQLLF from the coding sequence ATGTCGCTGGGTCCTGTGATGCTCGATATTACGAGCACTCAATTATCGCCCGAAGATAAAGCAAGACTACTTCATCCCCTCACGGGGGGCGTTATCTTGTTCACCCGTAATTATGATTCAGTTGAGCAGTTGACCTCCTTAGCGGCCGAGATTCACGCACTCAGAACCCCACCGTTACTCATTGCTGTCGATCATGAAGGTGGCAGGGTACAACGTTTCCGCAAAGATTTTACTCCACTCCCCGCGATGCGCGAGCTGGGAAGGATATGGGACAAATCTCCCCGCCGGGCGCGTCATCTGACACAGCAAGCAGGGTATGTGCTGGCAGCTGAATTATCTGCATGTGGTATTGATTTGAGTTTTACTCCGGTACTTGATGTCGATTTTGGGCAAAGTAGTGTGATTAGTGATCGCGCTTTCCATCGCATCCCGCAAGCCATTGCTGAGCTGGCGCATAGCTTAATGCTGGGGTTGAAATCAGCAGGCATGGTGGCCGTCGGTAAGCATTTCCCGGGGCATGGACATAGTCAGGCAGATACGCATTTTGAGATCGCTGTGGATGGCCGTACCTTTGCCGATATCGAGCTGGATGATCTGATTCCATTTCGTCAGATGATTGGTTTTGGTCTGGCAGGCATCATGGCAGCCCATGTCATCTACCCCGAAATGGATAGACATCCTGCCGGCTTCTCCCACTTCTGGCTAAAAAATATTTTGCGCAATAATTTGGGGTTTGATGGCTGTATTTTTAGTGATGATTTGAGCATGCAAGGCACGAAAGGATATGGCAGCATTACTGAGCGTGCTGAGGCAGCATTACAAGCAGGGTGCGATATGGTACTGGTATGCAATGATTTTCAGGCGACTGATCAATTGCTGGAAACATTGCAATGGGAAATTTCTGCTGCAAGTGTGGCGCGGTTAGCACGTATGCGTGGACGACGTCATGTGCCATCAATGATCGCGCTCCATAACGATGCAAATTTCATGCTGGCTGCCAGGGAAATCAATGAAATTGGAATAGACGGCCAGCAATTGCTATTTTAA
- the acpS gene encoding holo-ACP synthase: protein MIYGIGTDIVEPSRIAQSLEKYGERFARRLLAEHEWSDYIKDAKPVMFLAKRFAAKEALSKAMGTGLRSPVTLNNISVAHTPLGQPYFRFHPELAELIQREGIIGHHLSLSDELNLASAFVILEKA from the coding sequence ATGATCTATGGCATCGGTACCGACATCGTCGAGCCTTCCCGTATTGCTCAATCACTGGAAAAATATGGCGAACGTTTTGCGCGTAGGTTGTTAGCCGAGCATGAATGGTCTGATTATATTAAGGATGCTAAGCCAGTGATGTTTTTAGCAAAACGCTTTGCAGCCAAAGAAGCGCTTTCCAAGGCAATGGGTACTGGCTTGCGATCTCCTGTCACGTTAAACAATATATCGGTTGCCCATACCCCTCTTGGCCAGCCGTATTTTCGCTTTCACCCTGAATTGGCCGAATTGATCCAGCGTGAAGGAATCATTGGGCATCATCTTTCCCTTAGCGATGAATTGAATCTGGCCAGTGCCTTTGTCATCCTGGAGAAGGCATGA
- the pdxJ gene encoding pyridoxine 5'-phosphate synthase, giving the protein MIALGVNIDHVATLRQARGTAYPSPVEAAFVAESAGADAITLHLREDRRHIQDRDVEVLRERLQTRMNLESAVTEEMIAFACRIKPHDVCLVPERREELTTEGGLDVVRHFEQVKQACSKLTDAGIRTSLFIDAEYEQIEAAARAGAPVIEIHTGHYADANNNDMQQCELEKICTAVAHGLSRGLKVNAGHGLHYQNTQPIAAIHGLSELNIGHAIVSHALFVGLAQAVKEMKQLIQEASQ; this is encoded by the coding sequence ATGATTGCTTTGGGTGTGAATATTGATCATGTCGCGACATTGCGCCAGGCGCGCGGAACGGCCTATCCAAGCCCAGTGGAAGCAGCATTCGTTGCTGAGTCTGCAGGAGCAGATGCGATTACGCTCCACTTGCGTGAGGATCGAAGACATATTCAGGATCGGGATGTGGAAGTTTTGCGCGAGCGACTTCAAACCCGAATGAATCTGGAAAGTGCCGTGACTGAAGAGATGATTGCCTTTGCCTGCCGTATCAAGCCACATGATGTGTGTCTCGTTCCAGAGCGCCGTGAGGAATTGACGACGGAAGGGGGACTGGATGTGGTACGACACTTCGAACAGGTGAAACAGGCTTGTAGTAAGTTAACGGATGCTGGTATTCGTACATCATTATTCATTGATGCGGAGTATGAGCAGATAGAGGCTGCGGCTAGAGCCGGTGCGCCGGTAATCGAAATTCATACAGGTCATTATGCTGATGCTAACAATAATGATATGCAACAATGCGAGCTGGAAAAGATTTGCACCGCTGTTGCCCATGGTCTGAGTCGAGGATTAAAAGTCAATGCTGGTCATGGATTGCATTACCAAAATACCCAGCCAATTGCCGCGATACATGGTCTTTCAGAACTCAACATCGGGCACGCGATTGTGTCGCATGCATTATTTGTTGGCTTAGCCCAAGCGGTTAAGGAAATGAAGCAACTCATCCAGGAAGCCAGTCAATGA
- the era gene encoding GTPase Era, producing MASPHFRTGYVAIVGRPNVGKSTLLNHLIQQKISITSKKAQTTRHRINGILTDEQSQFIFVDTPGFQTRHSSQLNQIMNRTVIQSIREVDIILFVIEAIRFDECDKGVLKLLPADRPVILVINKVDQLAQKTQLLPFIESMAKEFNFAGIIPVSAARGIQLTELIDMVRPYLPESPPLFGEDEISDRSERFLAAEMIREKLFRLMGEEIPYSSTVRIDQFTVEGNLRRIFACILVEKSNQKAIVIGKNGEKLKIIATQARQDMEKLFGSKVYLEVWVKVKNGWADDINTLKSLGYE from the coding sequence ATGGCTTCCCCTCATTTCAGAACTGGTTATGTTGCCATTGTTGGACGTCCTAATGTCGGTAAATCAACTTTACTTAACCATTTAATCCAACAAAAAATCAGTATTACTTCTAAAAAGGCCCAGACCACGCGCCATCGGATCAATGGTATTTTAACCGATGAGCAATCTCAATTTATTTTTGTAGATACACCCGGTTTCCAGACACGCCATAGCAGCCAGCTTAATCAAATAATGAACCGAACGGTCATTCAAAGCATACGCGAAGTTGATATCATTCTCTTCGTGATCGAAGCAATACGATTTGATGAATGTGATAAAGGGGTATTAAAACTCTTACCCGCCGACCGACCAGTTATCCTTGTAATTAATAAAGTAGATCAATTGGCTCAGAAAACTCAATTACTGCCATTCATAGAAAGTATGGCTAAGGAATTTAACTTTGCTGGCATCATTCCAGTCAGTGCGGCGAGAGGAATACAACTGACTGAACTTATCGATATGGTCCGGCCTTATTTGCCAGAAAGCCCGCCTTTGTTTGGCGAAGATGAAATTAGTGATCGCAGTGAGCGCTTTCTTGCAGCTGAGATGATACGTGAGAAATTATTTCGTTTAATGGGGGAAGAGATACCTTACTCGTCGACGGTGCGCATAGATCAATTTACAGTAGAAGGAAATCTGCGCAGAATTTTTGCCTGTATTCTAGTGGAAAAATCCAATCAGAAAGCCATCGTTATTGGCAAGAATGGTGAAAAACTTAAAATAATTGCTACCCAGGCGCGGCAAGATATGGAAAAATTATTTGGCAGCAAGGTCTATCTTGAAGTATGGGTTAAGGTAAAAAATGGCTGGGCTGATGATATCAATACATTGAAGAGTTTAGGGTATGAATAA
- the rnc gene encoding ribonuclease III, with product MHRPQNFPVKDQSNFFHKIGYVFKQPELLQEALTHRSFGYPNNERLEFLGDSALNCAVSALLFKEFPLLPEGNLSRLRANLVNQQALFELASALGLGDLIRLGEGERKSGGHYRPSILANALEAVIGAIYLEGGFIEVENFVNNLYKPLLQDLDLETLGKDPKTMLQEYLQSRRVALPEYTVIATSGEAHRQKFRVECAIAKFNVRAVGEGTSRRRAEQEAAKQAYELIVQY from the coding sequence ATGCATCGTCCACAAAATTTCCCGGTAAAAGATCAGAGCAATTTCTTTCACAAAATCGGCTATGTTTTTAAGCAACCGGAATTGTTGCAAGAAGCATTAACCCATCGCAGCTTTGGTTATCCGAATAACGAGCGCCTTGAGTTTCTTGGAGATAGCGCATTGAATTGTGCAGTGTCAGCCTTACTGTTCAAAGAGTTTCCGCTCTTACCAGAAGGAAATTTATCCAGGCTCCGCGCTAATCTTGTTAACCAACAGGCATTATTTGAGCTGGCATCGGCACTTGGATTAGGTGATTTAATCAGGCTGGGTGAAGGAGAACGAAAAAGTGGAGGACATTACCGACCCTCAATTCTTGCCAACGCGCTGGAAGCAGTGATAGGCGCCATTTACCTGGAAGGTGGGTTCATTGAAGTAGAAAATTTTGTTAACAATCTTTACAAGCCTTTATTACAAGATTTAGATCTGGAAACTTTAGGTAAAGATCCCAAAACGATGCTGCAGGAATATCTGCAGAGTCGCAGGGTAGCCTTGCCGGAATATACTGTCATCGCTACAAGCGGAGAAGCACATCGGCAGAAATTTAGAGTGGAATGCGCCATTGCAAAGTTTAATGTTCGAGCTGTTGGCGAAGGAACAAGCCGCCGCCGGGCTGAGCAGGAAGCTGCAAAACAGGCGTATGAATTAATCGTTCAATATTAA
- a CDS encoding DUF4845 domain-containing protein, with translation MRKQQQGISLSGMLIWSAVVVIFALLGMKLLPSYMEYAAIKRALIAIASDPGLQNAHPGEIRQSFGKRAVIDQITAVNSHDIQISKVGGQTVLGVSYSVKTPLFANISLSIDFTAASNR, from the coding sequence ATGAGAAAGCAACAACAAGGTATCAGTCTTTCTGGAATGCTAATCTGGTCAGCTGTAGTCGTGATATTTGCGCTTCTAGGAATGAAATTACTTCCCTCCTATATGGAATATGCTGCTATCAAGCGAGCGTTGATTGCCATAGCCAGTGACCCAGGTTTGCAGAATGCTCATCCTGGGGAAATACGCCAATCATTCGGTAAGCGTGCCGTTATCGATCAAATTACCGCTGTCAATAGTCACGATATTCAAATTAGTAAAGTAGGGGGACAAACAGTTTTGGGTGTAAGCTATTCCGTTAAAACCCCTTTATTTGCTAATATTTCGTTATCTATTGATTTTACTGCTGCTAGCAATCGATGA
- the lepB gene encoding signal peptidase I has translation MNFPLVLLILLVVTGCIWLLDSLFLKHKRAAGATEPWWVEYPKSFFPIILIVFCLRSFLVEPFKIPSGSMIPTLLVGDFILVNKFTYGIRLPVINHKIIEMNQPKRGEVMVFRYPEDPSIDYIKRVIGLPGDTVTYRNKKLSINGVPVERELNGDYKYIESGLAYVYTQRFKELIDDKSYSILINQEMPHMLLSSVHYFPFRENCAFDMKGFTCKVPEGNYFTLGDNRDGSSDSRYWGFVPEKNIVGKAFMVWWNFSDLSRIGLSIN, from the coding sequence ATGAATTTTCCTTTAGTATTATTAATTTTACTAGTTGTGACTGGCTGTATCTGGTTGCTCGATTCCCTCTTTTTGAAACACAAACGCGCAGCGGGTGCCACAGAGCCTTGGTGGGTGGAATATCCTAAAAGTTTTTTTCCCATCATCCTGATTGTTTTTTGTCTCCGCTCTTTTCTGGTGGAGCCTTTCAAAATACCTTCGGGTTCGATGATTCCTACTTTACTAGTGGGAGATTTTATCCTGGTAAACAAGTTTACCTACGGGATCAGATTGCCCGTAATCAATCACAAGATCATTGAAATGAATCAACCCAAGCGCGGAGAGGTGATGGTATTCCGTTATCCGGAAGATCCATCGATAGATTATATTAAACGAGTAATTGGTTTACCTGGAGATACGGTTACGTATCGTAATAAAAAACTCAGCATTAATGGTGTGCCAGTAGAAAGAGAGTTGAATGGAGATTACAAATATATTGAATCAGGTTTGGCTTATGTATACACCCAGCGTTTTAAGGAACTTATAGACGATAAAAGTTATAGCATACTTATCAATCAAGAGATGCCCCATATGCTGTTATCCAGCGTACATTATTTTCCCTTCAGAGAGAATTGCGCATTTGATATGAAAGGATTTACTTGTAAAGTGCCAGAGGGAAATTATTTTACGTTAGGGGATAATCGTGATGGCAGTAGCGATAGCCGTTATTGGGGTTTTGTTCCAGAGAAAAATATTGTGGGGAAAGCTTTTATGGTTTGGTGGAATTTTAGTGATTTAAGTCGAATTGGCTTGTCAATAAACTAA